Proteins found in one Stigmatella erecta genomic segment:
- a CDS encoding DUF6232 family protein: MMKEERSVLVTQQPHAFLRLVPRSRPGPLAGAEVSPVLELPGLRLTRLALEAGGQAHAMKDIRGFRTRRQAPPLCVPLLLASICVALVVPVMLSAPGVVPVYAALLLVAGMVAGALLYTVTVRDTYGLILRTAQGDQEVFRSRDAEAFTRLVEALDRTLVWCAPEALPQPPARTLSR; the protein is encoded by the coding sequence ATGATGAAGGAAGAGCGATCGGTCCTGGTGACGCAGCAGCCTCATGCCTTCTTGCGGTTGGTTCCGCGCTCACGGCCTGGGCCCCTCGCGGGGGCCGAGGTCTCGCCCGTGCTCGAGCTGCCTGGCCTGCGCCTGACGCGGCTGGCGCTGGAGGCGGGGGGCCAGGCGCATGCGATGAAGGACATCCGCGGGTTCCGCACCCGGCGCCAGGCTCCGCCGCTGTGCGTGCCGCTGCTGCTGGCGAGCATCTGCGTGGCGCTGGTGGTGCCGGTGATGTTGTCGGCGCCGGGCGTGGTGCCCGTGTACGCGGCGCTCTTGCTCGTGGCGGGGATGGTGGCCGGCGCGCTGCTGTACACGGTGACGGTGCGGGACACGTATGGGCTGATTCTGCGCACGGCCCAGGGCGACCAGGAGGTGTTCCGCTCGCGGGATGCCGAGGCGTTCACCCGGCTGGTGGAGGCGCTGGACCGGACGCTGGTGTGGTGCGCGCCCGAGGCCTTGCCGCAGCCGCCCGCGCGCACCCTGTCCCGCTGA
- a CDS encoding Fic family protein, translating into MYRYRWETRLEARLEHTGERIRRLRQLRLPALADEGVGHWLRVHHVYHSNAISGSRLTLPETRTILEEGPTFGGKPPKVQAEATHLSQALDFIESLASSRLPLTERDLRILHAVVLGAGDAAEGGTYRGAPVPPRGPGHTPPEAGLVPAQVQAFCAWFSQEASEPPILQACRAHAAFDAIHPFAVGSGRMGRLLTHLVLFRHGYPLTVLRVKDRARYHTALKQAHQGDITALATLFVESVEHGLARYEYIAQQFDGEPAPGAAPSTPGAPHEFPAWRRGVEGLLDALEAVALQLTGKHSGAIADLSLSLIGVDGLTPSSWEAARTAPLPLAVLCGQSPQGTFEATLRAHCPREPQPWQRTLPALSLQVSGEPSPAPERPAEFALEENVFTVASTTGQLRRGLSATKLATELWTHALETVLLSRPR; encoded by the coding sequence CTGGGAGACGAGGTTGGAGGCACGGCTGGAGCACACCGGCGAGCGGATCCGCCGCCTGCGGCAGCTCCGGCTGCCCGCGCTGGCCGACGAGGGCGTGGGCCACTGGCTGCGCGTGCACCACGTGTACCACTCGAACGCCATCTCGGGCAGCCGCCTCACCCTGCCGGAGACGCGCACCATCCTCGAGGAGGGCCCCACCTTCGGCGGCAAGCCCCCCAAGGTGCAGGCGGAGGCCACCCATCTCTCCCAGGCGCTGGACTTCATCGAGTCCCTGGCCAGCTCCCGCCTGCCGCTGACCGAGCGGGACTTGCGCATCCTCCACGCCGTGGTGCTGGGCGCGGGAGACGCCGCCGAGGGGGGCACCTACCGCGGCGCCCCGGTGCCCCCGCGCGGCCCGGGCCACACGCCGCCCGAGGCCGGGCTCGTCCCCGCGCAGGTGCAGGCGTTCTGCGCCTGGTTCTCCCAGGAGGCCTCCGAGCCCCCCATCCTCCAGGCGTGCCGGGCGCACGCCGCGTTCGATGCCATCCACCCGTTCGCCGTGGGCAGCGGCCGCATGGGCCGGCTCCTCACCCACCTGGTGCTCTTCCGGCACGGCTACCCGCTCACGGTGCTGCGCGTGAAGGACCGGGCCCGGTACCACACCGCGCTCAAGCAGGCGCACCAGGGGGACATCACCGCCCTGGCCACCCTCTTCGTGGAGAGCGTGGAGCACGGCCTGGCGCGCTACGAGTACATCGCCCAGCAATTCGACGGGGAGCCGGCCCCCGGCGCCGCCCCCTCCACGCCCGGAGCGCCCCACGAGTTCCCCGCCTGGAGGCGGGGCGTGGAGGGCCTGCTCGACGCGCTGGAGGCGGTGGCGCTCCAGCTCACCGGCAAGCACTCGGGGGCCATCGCCGACCTCAGCCTCTCGCTCATCGGCGTGGATGGGCTCACCCCGTCAAGCTGGGAGGCGGCCCGGACGGCGCCCCTGCCCCTGGCGGTGCTCTGCGGCCAGTCCCCGCAGGGCACCTTCGAGGCCACCCTCCGGGCCCACTGTCCGCGCGAGCCCCAGCCCTGGCAGCGCACGCTGCCCGCGCTCTCGCTCCAGGTGTCCGGCGAGCCCTCCCCCGCGCCCGAGCGCCCCGCCGAGTTCGCCCTGGAGGAGAACGTGTTCACGGTGGCCTCCACCACGGGCCAGCTCCGCCGGGGGCTGTCCGCCACGAAGCTCGCCACGGAGCTGTGGACGCACGCGCTGGAGACGGTGCTCCTGTCGCGGCCCCGCTAA